The DNA window tgACAAGATTCAATATATTCAAGACCCACCAATATCTAAGGCTCAAAATAGTTAGGTCTTTCAACAAAATAGTTGGATgacaaaaaaacaataaaaataaaaatactatattataatttggaaaatgaatcaaattttcaataaaataaaaataaaactataatataGATCATAGGATAGTGATTGTAACAGAATTGATGacaatatgttattttataactaaGAATATCTAGTCCAACTTATAAACAAGTCTTCACTAGTCTAAAACTCTTGGCATGACTAAACAAATGGCTCTGTTATCTTAAGAAACAATTAAAAATctccaataatattttaatcattcatattaaaatataaaaatgggCATTTTCAAAAAGGGtcttattttatcaattaagcctaataatcttattttaataaaaaaaaataataaaaatcaccTCTAGGGTTTGGAAAGAATTCCTTAGGTACTTGACTTCAGCATCAAAATTTGCTCTGTATAGCATAGCTTCAACGCGTTTGAATGCAAATGGTATATCAAGTATACACTTGAGGAATCTCTCTGCAGATCCTAACTTTGACACATCGCCACTATAATCTCTCAATTTGATCTCTTCCTCTTTCGTCGGAGCCATCTTCACCAATGTCTCCAGAAGCTCAACCCCTAATCCTTCTGGGTTTCCTGTTGCAGAAAAAGTAGTAGTAAGTACAGTATTCCCTTGTAGACTAGAAAACAGCCATGGAAGGATAGATAGGCTAGCTTACCAACATGAAGTGCTTCAGACACTTCGTCGCGTGTTACATTTAAGGCTCTTAATAGTATAGCAATGTTTTGTGATTTCTTTGGATCCAGTACTCTGTTTTCTTGATCCGGCGGCATCACTAATCTTCTTGCGGCTGTTGTTGTTGTGGTGGTGGTGGCCGTTTCTTTGGGTGCAGGGGTTGCGGATTTACATCCAAACAGACTTTCCATCATGTCTTCGTTCAACTTGAAGGAGCTTGATTTCAATTGGTCCCACACTGTTGCTCGGTCGGAGGTTGCCCTAACTTTGTCCCAGTGAAGGGCTTTTAATTTGGGTCTTCCTCcttctacttcttcttcttcttcgttgtttctcttcttcatttcaACTGAGATGGGTTGCAAGATTGAGGGTTTCAAGATTGAGGGTTTCGATTGCATCTCTGGGGAAGGAATTGGTGATTCTCTTTTTAAGGGTTTTAATTTTCTGGGTGTTAGTGATGGAATTTGCGGtggaggcggcggcggcggcggcggcggtggtggtggaggaATTTGGGTTTTGGGTGTTTGATCGGATTGACGAATGTTTGATCGGAGGAGTGCCATGTTTGGCGCCGGCAATGGAGGCGAAAACTTTGGCCGTGAAAATGGTCGTATTTCAGCGACTGGAGGGGATGAAGGCGTCGGAATTCTCTGTTTGGAGTCGGGAGAGGAACTTGAAACGCGGGATTTAGGTGAAGTTCTCTTGGATTTAGGGAAAGTATTTGATTTGTCATCTTCTACTTTGATCTTACTTGTCCATCGGCTGCTATTATAACTCCGGCGAGAGCTAGAATTATGAGATATTTCTCCGTTACTGGCTGAGGATGAATCATGGGGTGTATAAAACGCCGTCTGATCATGAGCTTCATCGTAGTTGTCGTCGTCGTCCGATGATGACATGGGTGGAGGCGAATCAATTATTGGAGGCGGCGGTTTCGTCAACGGCGGAAGTGGCTGCAGTTCAGGACTCGGCCTGTACCGATCTGGTTTCAATTTCCTATACGGCGACCCATTTGCGTTATGATTTTCTGTCATCGTCGGCCGTGTAGGTTCAACAGTGCCGATGTAGAGAAAGTTCGACGGCGGCGGGGGCGGTTGTTGAAATCTCGATTCATCTCGAAAACTAGGTGCGACAAGTTTAATAGTATCAATTTGATGTCTAGATTTGTGTTTATAGATGTAGAATGCGAGTGCCGACAGCATACCCAAAGAGACAATTGCAACGGATAAGACAATCGCGTATTTCTTGACCGGTTTTGTTTGCTGGGCGGCCGCAATTGGGTttgc is part of the Impatiens glandulifera chromosome 1, dImpGla2.1, whole genome shotgun sequence genome and encodes:
- the LOC124919305 gene encoding formin-like protein 6, coding for MLKLIDRVNKLFIIFIFFNLTTATADLICKNGQSISRRILHQPLFPATSSPPPELDPPPPPPPYLTFPNPDQPFFPEVPITPTPDQSRSTISPPPRNESSAAAANPIAAAQQTKPVKKYAIVLSVAIVSLGMLSALAFYIYKHKSRHQIDTIKLVAPSFRDESRFQQPPPPPSNFLYIGTVEPTRPTMTENHNANGSPYRKLKPDRYRPSPELQPLPPLTKPPPPIIDSPPPMSSSDDDDNYDEAHDQTAFYTPHDSSSASNGEISHNSSSRRSYNSSRWTSKIKVEDDKSNTFPKSKRTSPKSRVSSSSPDSKQRIPTPSSPPVAEIRPFSRPKFSPPLPAPNMALLRSNIRQSDQTPKTQIPPPPPPPPPPPPPPQIPSLTPRKLKPLKRESPIPSPEMQSKPSILKPSILQPISVEMKKRNNEEEEEVEGGRPKLKALHWDKVRATSDRATVWDQLKSSSFKLNEDMMESLFGCKSATPAPKETATTTTTTTAARRLVMPPDQENRVLDPKKSQNIAILLRALNVTRDEVSEALHVGNPEGLGVELLETLVKMAPTKEEEIKLRDYSGDVSKLGSAERFLKCILDIPFAFKRVEAMLYRANFDAEVKYLRNSFQTLEIASEELKNSRLFLKLLEAVLQTGNRMNVGTNRGDAKAFKLETLLKLVDIKGTDGKTTLLHFVVQEIIRSEGVLSDSSTNKQNSSPIKITMTEEDFKKQGLRVVSSLSKELANVKQAAGMDSDVLNSYLMKLETGLVKVRKMVMENEKQGGRFFDSMKAFMEQEADTEIKRIKAEERKALSVVKDVTEYFHGDKGKVEAHPLRIFMIVRDFLSILDNVCKEVRVLQDNAVMGSARSFRLPPTASLPVLNRYNVKQGESSDEEDSLSP